The following proteins come from a genomic window of candidate division WOR-3 bacterium:
- the hypB gene encoding hydrogenase nickel incorporation protein HypB — protein sequence MPEIRLMRRVLASNDALAAAQLKVLDRHGVLGINIMSGPGAGKTSLVERTAEALGRKYRIQVIEGDIQGDLDARRVTAKGVSCVQINTQGACHLDGLMLGPAMGEIDFGKLDLLIIENVGNLVCPAEFALPAHYNVTVISTPEGSDKPVKYPLMFSKSDVLVINKMDLLPHVDFDLPALKKVVRKLKPGITFIETSARTGAGVDKWVAWLEQKLRARRKSR from the coding sequence ATGCCTGAGATTCGGTTGATGCGCCGGGTGCTGGCGAGCAATGACGCGCTCGCCGCAGCCCAGCTCAAGGTGCTTGACCGGCACGGCGTGCTCGGAATCAACATCATGTCCGGGCCCGGCGCGGGCAAGACCAGCCTGGTTGAGAGAACCGCTGAGGCGCTTGGTCGGAAGTACCGGATCCAGGTCATCGAAGGCGACATCCAGGGCGACCTCGACGCGCGGCGGGTCACAGCCAAAGGCGTAAGCTGTGTGCAGATAAACACGCAGGGCGCGTGTCATCTTGACGGCCTGATGCTCGGCCCGGCAATGGGGGAGATTGACTTCGGCAAGCTCGACCTGCTAATCATCGAGAACGTGGGCAACCTCGTCTGCCCGGCCGAGTTCGCCCTGCCGGCTCACTACAACGTCACGGTCATCTCCACGCCCGAAGGCAGTGACAAACCGGTCAAGTATCCCTTGATGTTCTCCAAGTCCGATGTCCTCGTCATCAACAAGATGGACCTGCTGCCCCACGTGGACTTCGACCTGCCCGCGCTTAAGAAGGTCGTGCGCAAGCTCAAGCCCGGCATCACCTTCATCGAGACGTCGGCCAGGACCGGCGCCGGCGTGGACAAGTGGGTCGCCTGGCTCGAACAGAAGCTCCGCGCCCGCCGCAAGAGCCGGTAG